In the Acropora muricata isolate sample 2 chromosome 1, ASM3666990v1, whole genome shotgun sequence genome, one interval contains:
- the LOC136919036 gene encoding uncharacterized protein isoform X2, protein MARIFRRAANKVMNSRDGRESIGLLILDEKVVYESYQKIVMAQADESISLLKWAKSEDNLALQDVFCKAFEVSCMWTSSWRDFNQEYYQYRKTFKEVLKEERVLNEVRKRQAMHTTKLNRLQKQLEQTKGKSYAGKYSSLASEIAEVTLQVEKGQAELEVEATKLEIVKAKKLRESMLQISDGLNQWASKTMLVAEAYSKLANLIPDTPTQASESKIFHGSCESRNIVNNLARGLLIDPKLLQQLENMSHSSLCNLYAVSTPILPAPQNIAQQNHVGLNSKKMSGKAKSKPIGHNGMSPQALRHHDLKANKMGPNFGRPLSVTDLRPPPTSPPPPLPVKALAHSTSNIPSRETNNDTGWYASANVSSNSDSDSEEGYTKPYTDPLLVQRKMVWKVLSDGAINKVGRVYEDKDVATCHYTEKQSEEDLLRDNESAVYVDFIDNSERMKEPHEKLLQDNESAVYVDFIDDAERMKQPYEKLLQDNESAVYVDCINDVVSATQTGKGVLQGGESPLYVDLISDAESAMLSDEALPKVNESAARVS, encoded by the exons ATGGCCAGAATATTCCGTCGAGCGGCTAATAAGGTGATGAATTCCAGAGACGGGCGCGAATCCATAGGACTTCTGATATTGGACGAAAAAGTCGTGTATGAGAGTTACCAGAAGATTGTGATGGCACAAGCAGATG AGTCCATTAGTCTGCTGAAATGGGCTAAGAGTGAAGATAATCTAGCCCTGCAGGATGTATTCTGCAAGGCTTTTGAAGTCTCCTGCATGTGGACGTCATCATGGAGAGATTTCAATCAAGAG TATTACCAGTACAGGAAGACTTTCAAAGAAGTTTTAAAAGAGGAGAGAGTTTTGAATGAAGTAAGAAAGAGGCAAGCCATGCATACCACAAAACTGAACAGACTTCAAAAACAG CTAGAGCAAACTAAGGGAAAAAGTTATGCAGGAAAATATTCCTCATTGGCAAGTGAAATAGCTGAG GTTACATTACAAGTGGAAAAGGGTCAGGCTGAACTGGAAGTAGAAGCAACCAAGCTTGAAATAGTCAAG GCGAAGAAACTAAGGGAATCCATGCTGCAGATATCTGATGGTCTGAACCAGTGGGCGTCAAAAACAATGTTAGTTGCTGAAGCTTACAGCAAGCTGGCAAATCTGATTCCAGACACTCCAACTCAGGCTTCTGAAAGCAAGATTTTCCATG GTAGTTGTGAGTCGCGCAACATTGTGAACAACCTTGCAAGAGGTCTTCTTATTGACCCAAAGCTATTGCAACAGTTGGAAAACATGTCACATTCATCACTATGCAATTTATACGCAGTCTCGACACCTATCCTTCCAGCGCCGCAGAATATTGCTCAACAAAATCATGTGGGCCTCAACAGTAAGAAAATGTCTGGCAAAGCAAAGAGCAAGCCAATAGGACACAATGGGATGTCACCGCAAGCCTTGCGTCACCATGATCTTAAGGCTAATAAAATGGGCCCAAACTTTGGAAGACCACTGTCTGTGACTGATTTAAGGCCTCCACCTACCTCACCACCACCGCCTCTTCCAGTGAAAG CTCTGGCTCATTCCACTTCAAATATACCTTCACGAGAGACCAATAATGATACTGGATGGTATGCAAGTGCAAACGTTTCAAGCAATTCAGATTCTGACAGCGAAGAAGGCTATACAAAACCCTACACTGATCCTTTATTAGTGCAGAGAAAGATGGTTTGGAAAGTGTTAAGTGATGGAGCAATAAACAAAGTTGGAAGAGTTTATGAGGACAAAGACGTGGCAACGTGTCATTACACGGAAAAACAATCAGAGGAGGATTTGTTGCGAGACAATGAATCAGCAGTTTATGTTGATTTTATCGATAATTCAGAGAGAATGAAGGAACCCcatgaaaaattattgcaagacAATGAATCAGCAGTTTATGTTGATTTTATCGATGATGCAGAGAGAATGAAGCAGCCCTATGAAAAATTGTTGCAAGACAATGAATCAGCCGTTTATGTTGACTGCATCAATGATGTGGTAAGCGCAACACAGACTGGCAAAGGTGTGTTGCAAGGTGGTGAATCACCACTCTATGTTGATCTCATTAGCGACGCAGAAAGTGCAATGCTGTCTGATGAGGCGTTGCCGAAAGTCAATGAATCTGCCGCTCGTGTATCTTGA
- the LOC136919036 gene encoding uncharacterized protein isoform X1, whose translation MARIFRRAANKVMNSRDGQEFIGLLISDEKVVYESYQKVVMAQADESISLLKWAKSEDNLALQDVFCKAFEVSCMWTSSWRDFNQEYYQYRKTFKEVLKEERVLNEVRKRQAMHTTKLNRLQKQLEQTKGKSYAGKYSSLASEIAEVTLQVEKGQAELEVEATKLEIVKAKKLRESMLQISDGLNQWASKTMLVAEAYSKLANLIPDTPTQASESKIFHGSCESRNIVNNLARGLLIDPKLLQQLENMSHSSLCNLYAVSTPILPAPQNIAQQNHVGLNSKKMSGKAKSKPIGHNGMSPQALRHHDLKANKMGPNFGRPLSVTDLRPPPTSPPPPLPVKALAHSTSNIPSRETNNDTGWYASANVSSNSDSDSEEGYTKPYTDPLLVQRKMVWKVLSDGAINKVGRVYEDKDVATCHYTEKQSEEDLLRDNESAVYVDFIDNSERMKEPHEKLLQDNESAVYVDFIDDAERMKQPYEKLLQDNESAVYVDCINDVVSATQTGKGVLQGGESPLYVDLISDAESAMLSDEALPKVNESAARVS comes from the exons ATGGCCAGAATCTTCCGTCGAGCTGCTAATAAGGTGATGAATTCCAGGGACGGGCAAGAATTCATAGGACTTCTGATATCGGACGAAAAAGTAGTTTATGAGAGTTATCAGAAGGTTGTCATGGCACAAGCGGATG AGTCCATTAGTCTGCTGAAATGGGCTAAGAGTGAAGATAATCTAGCCCTGCAGGATGTATTCTGCAAGGCTTTTGAAGTCTCCTGCATGTGGACGTCATCATGGAGAGATTTCAATCAAGAG TATTACCAGTACAGGAAGACTTTCAAAGAAGTTTTAAAAGAGGAGAGAGTTTTGAATGAAGTAAGAAAGAGGCAAGCCATGCATACCACAAAACTGAACAGACTTCAAAAACAG CTAGAGCAAACTAAGGGAAAAAGTTATGCAGGAAAATATTCCTCATTGGCAAGTGAAATAGCTGAG GTTACATTACAAGTGGAAAAGGGTCAGGCTGAACTGGAAGTAGAAGCAACCAAGCTTGAAATAGTCAAG GCGAAGAAACTAAGGGAATCCATGCTGCAGATATCTGATGGTCTGAACCAGTGGGCGTCAAAAACAATGTTAGTTGCTGAAGCTTACAGCAAGCTGGCAAATCTGATTCCAGACACTCCAACTCAGGCTTCTGAAAGCAAGATTTTCCATG GTAGTTGTGAGTCGCGCAACATTGTGAACAACCTTGCAAGAGGTCTTCTTATTGACCCAAAGCTATTGCAACAGTTGGAAAACATGTCACATTCATCACTATGCAATTTATACGCAGTCTCGACACCTATCCTTCCAGCGCCGCAGAATATTGCTCAACAAAATCATGTGGGCCTCAACAGTAAGAAAATGTCTGGCAAAGCAAAGAGCAAGCCAATAGGACACAATGGGATGTCACCGCAAGCCTTGCGTCACCATGATCTTAAGGCTAATAAAATGGGCCCAAACTTTGGAAGACCACTGTCTGTGACTGATTTAAGGCCTCCACCTACCTCACCACCACCGCCTCTTCCAGTGAAAG CTCTGGCTCATTCCACTTCAAATATACCTTCACGAGAGACCAATAATGATACTGGATGGTATGCAAGTGCAAACGTTTCAAGCAATTCAGATTCTGACAGCGAAGAAGGCTATACAAAACCCTACACTGATCCTTTATTAGTGCAGAGAAAGATGGTTTGGAAAGTGTTAAGTGATGGAGCAATAAACAAAGTTGGAAGAGTTTATGAGGACAAAGACGTGGCAACGTGTCATTACACGGAAAAACAATCAGAGGAGGATTTGTTGCGAGACAATGAATCAGCAGTTTATGTTGATTTTATCGATAATTCAGAGAGAATGAAGGAACCCcatgaaaaattattgcaagacAATGAATCAGCAGTTTATGTTGATTTTATCGATGATGCAGAGAGAATGAAGCAGCCCTATGAAAAATTGTTGCAAGACAATGAATCAGCCGTTTATGTTGACTGCATCAATGATGTGGTAAGCGCAACACAGACTGGCAAAGGTGTGTTGCAAGGTGGTGAATCACCACTCTATGTTGATCTCATTAGCGACGCAGAAAGTGCAATGCTGTCTGATGAGGCGTTGCCGAAAGTCAATGAATCTGCCGCTCGTGTATCTTGA
- the LOC136911418 gene encoding uncharacterized protein isoform X1 has translation MARIFRRAANKLWNSRARHESIGLLILDEKVVYESYQKIVMAQADASISLLKWAKSEENLALQDVFCKAFEVSCMWTSSWRDFNQEYYQYRKTFKEVLKEERVLTEVRKRQAMHTTKLNRLQKQLEQTKRKSSAGKYSSLASEIAEVTLQVEKDQTELEVEATKLEIVKAKKLRESMLQMSDGLNQWASKTMLVAEAYSKLANLIPDTPTQVSESKIFHGSCESRNIVNNLARGLIIDPKLLQQLENMSHSSLCNLYAVSTPILPAQQNVAQQNHVGLNREKMPGKAKSKPAGHKGMSPQALRHHGLKANKMGPNFGRPLSATDLRPPPTSPPPPLPMKALAHSTSSIPSRETSNNIGWYASANVSSNSDSDSEEGYTKPYTDPLLVQRNMVCKVLSDGEINTVGRVYEDKDVATCHYTEKQSEEDLPQDNESAVYVDFIDNSERMKQPHETLLQDNESAVYVEFINDVVSATQTGKGVLSDGAINKVGRVYEDKDVATCHYTEKQSEEDLPQDNESAVYVDFIDNSERMKQPHEKLLQDNESAVYVEFINDVVSATQTGKGVLSDGAINKVGRVYEDKDVATCHYTEKQSEEDLPQDNESAVYVDFIDNSERMKQPHEKLLQDNESAVYVEFINDVVSATQTGKGVLSDGAINKVGRVYEDKDVATCHYTEKQSEEDLPQDNESAVYVDFIDNSERMKQPHEKLLQDNESAVYVDCINDVVSATQTGKGVLSDGAINKVGRVYEDKDVATCHYTEKQSEEDLPQDNESAVYVDFIDDAERMKQPHEKLLQDNESAVYVDCINDVVSATQTGKGVLQGGESALYADLISDAESAMLSDEALPKVNESAARVS, from the exons ATGGCCAGAATATTCCGTCGAGCGGCTAATAAGCTGTGGAATTCCAGAGCACGCCACGAATCCATAGGACTTCTGATATTGGACGAAAAAGTCGTGTATGAGAGTTACCAGAAGATTGTAATGGCACAAGCAGATG CGTCCATTAGTCTGCTGAAATGGGCTAAGAGTGAAGAAAATCTAGCCCTGCAGGATGTATTCTGCAAGGCTTTTGAAGTCTCCTGCATGTGGACGTCATCATGGAGAGATTTCAATCAAGAG TATTACCAGTACAGGAAGACTTTCAAAGAAGTTTTAAAAGAGGAGAGAGTTTTGACTGAAGTAAGAAAGAGGCAAGCCATGCATACCACAAAACTGAACAGACTTCAAAAACAG CTAGAGCAAACTAAGAGAAAAAGTAGTGCAGGAAAATATTCCTCATTGGCAAGTGAAATAGCCGAG GTTACATTACAAGTGGAAAAGGATCAGACTGAACTGGAAGTAGAAGCAACCAAGCTTGAAATAGTCAAG GCGAAGAAACTAAGGGAATCCATGCTGCAGATGTCTGATGGTCTGAACCAGTGGGCGTCAAAAACAATGTTAGTTGCTGAAGCTTACAGCAAGCTGGCAAATCTGATTCCAGACACTCCAACTCAGGTTTCTGAAAGCAAGATTTTCCATG GTAGTTGTGAGTCACGCAACATTGTGAACAACCTTGCAAGAGGTCTTATTATTGACCCAAAGCTATTGCAACAGTTGGAAAACATGTCACATTCATCACTATGCAATTTATACGCAGTCTCGACACCTATCCTTCCTGCGCAGCAGAATGTTGCTCAACAAAATCATGTGGGCCTCAACAGGGAGAAAATGCCTGGCAAAGCAAAGAGCAAGCCAGCAGGACACAAGGGGATGTCACCGCAAGCTTTGCGTCACCATGGTCTTAAGGCTAATAAAATGGGCCCAAACTTTGGAAGACCACTGTCTGCGACTGATCTAAGGCCTCCACCTACCTCACCACCACCGCCTCTTCCAATGAAAG CTCTGGCTCATTCCACTTCAAGTATACCTTCACGAGAGACCAGTAATAATATTGGATGGTATGCAAGTGCAAACGTTTCAAGCAATTCAGATTCTGACAGCGAAGAAGGCTATACAAAACCCTACACTGATCCTTTATTAGTGCAGAGAAACATGGTTTGCAAAGTGTTAAGTGATGGAGAAATAAACACAGTTGGAAGAGTTTATGAGGACAAAGACGTGGCAACGTGTCATTACACGGAAAAACAGTCTGAGGAGGATTTGCCGCAAGACAATGAATCAGCAGTTTATGTTGATTTTATCGATAATTCAGAGAGAATGAAGCAACCCCATGAAACATTATTGCAAGACAATGAATCAGCAGTTTATGTTGAATTCATCAATGATGTGGTAAGCGCAACACAGACTGGCAAAGGTGTGTTAAGTGATGGAGCAATAAACAAAGTTGGAAGAGTTTATGAGGACAAAGACGTGGCAACGTGTCATTACACGGAAAAACAGTCTGAGGAGGATTTGCCGCAAGACAATGAATCAGCAGTTTATGTTGATTTTATCGATAATTCAGAGAGAATGAAGCAACCCCATGAAAAATTGTTGCAAGACAATGAATCAGCAGTTTATGTTGAATTCATCAATGATGTGGTAAGCGCAACACAGACTGGCAAAGGTGTGTTAAGTGATGGAGCAATAAACAAAGTTGGAAGAGTTTATGAGGACAAAGACGTGGCAACGTGTCATTACACGGAAAAACAGTCTGAGGAGGATTTGCCGCAAGACAATGAATCAGCAGTTTATGTTGATTTTATCGATAATTCAGAGAGAATGAAGCAACCCCATGAAAAATTGTTGCAAGACAATGAATCAGCAGTTTATGTTGAATTCATCAATGATGTGGTAAGCGCAACACAGACTGGCAAAGGTGTGTTAAGTGATGGAGCAATAAACAAAGTTGGAAGAGTTTATGAGGACAAAGACGTGGCAACGTGTCATTACACGGAAAAACAGTCTGAGGAGGATTTGCCGCAAGACAATGAATCAGCAGTTTATGTTGATTTTATCGATAATTCAGAGAGAATGAAGCAACCCcatgaaaaattattgcaagacAATGAATCAGCAGTTTATGTTGACTGCATCAATGATGTGGTAAGCGCAACACAGACTGGCAAAGGTGTGTTAAGTGATGGAGCAATAAACAAAGTTGGAAGAGTTTATGAGGACAAAGACGTGGCAACGTGTCATTACACGGAAAAACAGTCTGAGGAGGATTTGCCGCAAGACAATGAATCAGCAGTTTATGTTGATTTTATCGATGATGCAGAGAGAATGAAGCAGCCCCATGAAAAATTGTTGCAAGACAATGAATCAGCAGTTTATGTTGACTGCATCAATGATGTGGTAAGCGCAACACAGACTGGCAAAGGTGTGTTGCAAGGTGGTGAATCAGCACTCTATGCTGATCTCATTAGCGACGCAGAAAGTGCAATGCTGTCTGATGAGGCGTTGCCGAAAGTCAATGAATCTGCCGCTCGTGTATCTTGA
- the LOC136911418 gene encoding uncharacterized protein isoform X2 — protein sequence MHTTKLNRLQKQLEQTKRKSSAGKYSSLASEIAEVTLQVEKDQTELEVEATKLEIVKAKKLRESMLQMSDGLNQWASKTMLVAEAYSKLANLIPDTPTQVSESKIFHGSCESRNIVNNLARGLIIDPKLLQQLENMSHSSLCNLYAVSTPILPAQQNVAQQNHVGLNREKMPGKAKSKPAGHKGMSPQALRHHGLKANKMGPNFGRPLSATDLRPPPTSPPPPLPMKALAHSTSSIPSRETSNNIGWYASANVSSNSDSDSEEGYTKPYTDPLLVQRNMVCKVLSDGEINTVGRVYEDKDVATCHYTEKQSEEDLPQDNESAVYVDFIDNSERMKQPHETLLQDNESAVYVEFINDVVSATQTGKGVLSDGAINKVGRVYEDKDVATCHYTEKQSEEDLPQDNESAVYVDFIDNSERMKQPHEKLLQDNESAVYVEFINDVVSATQTGKGVLSDGAINKVGRVYEDKDVATCHYTEKQSEEDLPQDNESAVYVDFIDNSERMKQPHEKLLQDNESAVYVEFINDVVSATQTGKGVLSDGAINKVGRVYEDKDVATCHYTEKQSEEDLPQDNESAVYVDFIDNSERMKQPHEKLLQDNESAVYVDCINDVVSATQTGKGVLSDGAINKVGRVYEDKDVATCHYTEKQSEEDLPQDNESAVYVDFIDDAERMKQPHEKLLQDNESAVYVDCINDVVSATQTGKGVLQGGESALYADLISDAESAMLSDEALPKVNESAARVS from the exons ATGCATACCACAAAACTGAACAGACTTCAAAAACAG CTAGAGCAAACTAAGAGAAAAAGTAGTGCAGGAAAATATTCCTCATTGGCAAGTGAAATAGCCGAG GTTACATTACAAGTGGAAAAGGATCAGACTGAACTGGAAGTAGAAGCAACCAAGCTTGAAATAGTCAAG GCGAAGAAACTAAGGGAATCCATGCTGCAGATGTCTGATGGTCTGAACCAGTGGGCGTCAAAAACAATGTTAGTTGCTGAAGCTTACAGCAAGCTGGCAAATCTGATTCCAGACACTCCAACTCAGGTTTCTGAAAGCAAGATTTTCCATG GTAGTTGTGAGTCACGCAACATTGTGAACAACCTTGCAAGAGGTCTTATTATTGACCCAAAGCTATTGCAACAGTTGGAAAACATGTCACATTCATCACTATGCAATTTATACGCAGTCTCGACACCTATCCTTCCTGCGCAGCAGAATGTTGCTCAACAAAATCATGTGGGCCTCAACAGGGAGAAAATGCCTGGCAAAGCAAAGAGCAAGCCAGCAGGACACAAGGGGATGTCACCGCAAGCTTTGCGTCACCATGGTCTTAAGGCTAATAAAATGGGCCCAAACTTTGGAAGACCACTGTCTGCGACTGATCTAAGGCCTCCACCTACCTCACCACCACCGCCTCTTCCAATGAAAG CTCTGGCTCATTCCACTTCAAGTATACCTTCACGAGAGACCAGTAATAATATTGGATGGTATGCAAGTGCAAACGTTTCAAGCAATTCAGATTCTGACAGCGAAGAAGGCTATACAAAACCCTACACTGATCCTTTATTAGTGCAGAGAAACATGGTTTGCAAAGTGTTAAGTGATGGAGAAATAAACACAGTTGGAAGAGTTTATGAGGACAAAGACGTGGCAACGTGTCATTACACGGAAAAACAGTCTGAGGAGGATTTGCCGCAAGACAATGAATCAGCAGTTTATGTTGATTTTATCGATAATTCAGAGAGAATGAAGCAACCCCATGAAACATTATTGCAAGACAATGAATCAGCAGTTTATGTTGAATTCATCAATGATGTGGTAAGCGCAACACAGACTGGCAAAGGTGTGTTAAGTGATGGAGCAATAAACAAAGTTGGAAGAGTTTATGAGGACAAAGACGTGGCAACGTGTCATTACACGGAAAAACAGTCTGAGGAGGATTTGCCGCAAGACAATGAATCAGCAGTTTATGTTGATTTTATCGATAATTCAGAGAGAATGAAGCAACCCCATGAAAAATTGTTGCAAGACAATGAATCAGCAGTTTATGTTGAATTCATCAATGATGTGGTAAGCGCAACACAGACTGGCAAAGGTGTGTTAAGTGATGGAGCAATAAACAAAGTTGGAAGAGTTTATGAGGACAAAGACGTGGCAACGTGTCATTACACGGAAAAACAGTCTGAGGAGGATTTGCCGCAAGACAATGAATCAGCAGTTTATGTTGATTTTATCGATAATTCAGAGAGAATGAAGCAACCCCATGAAAAATTGTTGCAAGACAATGAATCAGCAGTTTATGTTGAATTCATCAATGATGTGGTAAGCGCAACACAGACTGGCAAAGGTGTGTTAAGTGATGGAGCAATAAACAAAGTTGGAAGAGTTTATGAGGACAAAGACGTGGCAACGTGTCATTACACGGAAAAACAGTCTGAGGAGGATTTGCCGCAAGACAATGAATCAGCAGTTTATGTTGATTTTATCGATAATTCAGAGAGAATGAAGCAACCCcatgaaaaattattgcaagacAATGAATCAGCAGTTTATGTTGACTGCATCAATGATGTGGTAAGCGCAACACAGACTGGCAAAGGTGTGTTAAGTGATGGAGCAATAAACAAAGTTGGAAGAGTTTATGAGGACAAAGACGTGGCAACGTGTCATTACACGGAAAAACAGTCTGAGGAGGATTTGCCGCAAGACAATGAATCAGCAGTTTATGTTGATTTTATCGATGATGCAGAGAGAATGAAGCAGCCCCATGAAAAATTGTTGCAAGACAATGAATCAGCAGTTTATGTTGACTGCATCAATGATGTGGTAAGCGCAACACAGACTGGCAAAGGTGTGTTGCAAGGTGGTGAATCAGCACTCTATGCTGATCTCATTAGCGACGCAGAAAGTGCAATGCTGTCTGATGAGGCGTTGCCGAAAGTCAATGAATCTGCCGCTCGTGTATCTTGA